Below is a genomic region from Pseudomonas sp. JQ170C.
CTTCGCCGCGACCTGCCGATAGTGCCTGGCCCTGGCTTGTCCTTCCTCGGTGGTGTCGCTCAGGCTCGCCGCGCGGTCGAAGGCCACCCAGGCCATGACCTTGGAATGGGTGAAGTGCTGGCAGCCGCCGCGTACCTCCCAGATCCCTTCGTCGGGCTCGCGCCAGACCTTTTCCAGGTACGCCAGAATCACCCGCGAGATCGCCGCACTGCGCGGATGCCGTGGCAGGCCGCCGCGTACCGCCTGGCACAGGGCATCGGCCATCTCGCCATAAATGTCCAACTGGTGCTGCAGGGCGGCGGCGTTGCCGATCCGTACCGGCTGCGAGCCTTCGTAGCCGCCGAGCCAGGGCAGCGCGTACTCCTGCAACCGTCGCTCACCCGCCAGGCCGTACATGATCTGCATCTGCTCCGGGTTGCCGGCCACCGAGCGCAACAGCCATTCACGCCAGGCCTGGGCTTCCTCGAAGTAGCCAAGGTTCATGAACGCCAGCAAGGTCATGGTTGCATCGCGCAGCCAGCAATAGCGGTAGTCCCAATTGCGTTCACCGCCCAGGCGTTCGGGCAACGAGGTGGTGACTGCCGCCACGATGCCGCCGGTGGGGGCATAGGTCATGGCCTTGAGGGTGATCAGCGAGCGCTTTACCAAGGCCGTCCAGGGGCCGACATCGGGACAGCGCCCAGCGAAAGCCCGCCACTGTGCCGCCGTTTCTTCCAGGGCTTTTTCGATGCAGAACGAGGGCGGCAAGGGCAAGTGGGAGGCTTGGTAGGTGAGGCTGTAGGCCAATTGCTGGCCCGGCTGAACGCTGAAGTGGCTGCCCACATGCTGGTCGTGGGAATGGGTGGCGACTTCACTGCGCAGTACCAGGCGATCCGGCCCGGCCACGGCGGTCAGGACCAGAGGCTCGCTCTTTTCAACCCAGGGCACGCTGTTCCCGTAGTCAAAGCGCATCACCAGGTCCATCTCGAAGGGCACTTGACCTTCGAGCCCTTCGACCACCCGCACCACGGTGTTGTGATCGGCCAGTGGCATGCAGTCGGTGACCCGGGCTCGACCGCTGGCGGTGACGAAGGTGGTCTGCAGAATCAGCGTGTCCTGCAGGTACTCCCGGCTGACCTGCGTCACCGCCTCGCTGGGCGCCAGGCGCCAGCGCCCGTTTTCCTCATCGCCGAGCAAGGCTGCGAACACCGCCGGCGAATCGAACCTGGGCAGGCACAACCAGTCCAGTGCGCCGTCACGCCCCACCAGGGCGGCGCTACGGCAGTTTCCGATCAGTGCGTAGTCTTCGATCAAGCCGGGCATCGGCCCTCCTCTTGCGTGTGTCAGCCAATGCTGTGCCAGACCCTCCGATCCCGGGCCAGTAACTCGTCCGCCGCTGCCGGGCCGTCTTCACCGGCGGCGTAGGGTTGGACCTCGCCGCCCTCCGCCCAGGCGTCGAGAAATGGCTGCACGGCACGCCAGCCGTTCTCGATATTGTCGGCGCGCTGGAACAGGGTCTGGTCGCCTGTCAGGCAGTCGTAGATCAGGGTCTCGTAGCCGGTGGACGGCTGCATCTTGAAAAAGTCCTTGTAGGCAAACCCAAGTTCGACGTTCTCCATCGCCAGGGCCGGGCCTGGCCGCTTGGCTTGCAGGTCGAACCACATGCCTTCGTTGGGCTGGATCTGGATCTTCAAATAGTTGGGCTTGAGCTTCTCGACTTCGGTGTCACGAAACTGTGCATAGGGCGCAGGCTTGAAGCAGATGGCGATCTCGGTATCGCGCACGCTCATGCGCTTGCCGGTGCGCAGGTAGAACGGCACTCCCACCCAGCGCCAGTTGTCGATCATCACCTTCAGCGCCACGTAGGTCTCGGTCTGGCTGTGCGGATCGACCCGCGGCTCCTCCCGGTAGCCGGGCAACTTCTTGCGCCCCAGTTTACCGGCGGTGTACTGCCCGCGTACCGAGTTCTTCAAGGCCATGTTCTTCGACCAGGGGCGTATGGCACCGATGACCTTGGCCTTCTCGCTGCGCACCGCGTCGGCGCCAAAGGCCGCGGGGGGCTCCATCGCAACCATCGCCAACAGCTGGAACAGGTGATTGGGCACCATGTCGCGCAACGCGCCTGTGTGGTCATAGAATGCCCCGCGGCTCTCGACCCCGACGGTTTCGGCGGCGGTGATCTGCACATGGTCGATGTAGTGGTTGTTCCAGAAGGCCTCGAACAGGCCGTTGGAGAATCGACTGACCAGAATGTTCTGCACTGTCTCCTTGCCCAGGTAATGGTCGATTCGGTAGATCTGTTTCTCGTGCATCACCTTGAGCAGGCAGGCGTTGAGCGCCTCGGCGCTGGCCAGGTCCGAACCGAACGGTTTTTCCACCACCACCCGGCGAAAGCCCTCGGTTTCATCCAGCAGGCCAGCCGCCCCCAGGCGCTGCACCACTTCGCCGAAAAAGCGCGGTGAGGTGGCCAGGTAGAACACCGCGTTACTGCTCGGGTTCTTTTCGATTCGCTGGGCGATGGCCTGGTAGGTAGCCTCGTCGAGGAAGTCGCCGGTCAGGTAGCCAATGCGTTTGGCCAGCCGGCTCCAGCGCTTGTCGTCCAGGCACTTTTCAGCGCCTTCACGGCCCTTGTCGCGCTCGCGCATGAACGCCTCCAGGCGTTCGGCGAATTGCGCATCGGTGGCGCTGTTATGGTCCACCCCGACAATGCGCAGGTTTTTGTCCAGCAGGCCATCACGGCTGAGATTGTAGAGCGCCGGCATCAACAGGCGCTTGACCAGGTCGCCATTGGCGCCAAACAGGAACAGGGTGCAAGGTGGTGCCGCTTCGATTTGTGGTGTCGTCATTCGGGTTTCTTCTCGACATGGCCACCGAAACCGAAACGCATTGCCGAGAGCATCCGGTCAGCGTAGGTGCCCTGCTGCTGACGCGAACGGAAGCGGGCAAACAGCGCGCTCGACAGCACCGGCACCGGCACCGCCTGCTCCACGGCGGCATCAATGGTCCAGCGCCCTTCGCCGCTGTCGGCCACCGAACCGCTGTAGCCACCCAATTGCGGGTCGGCCACCAGGGCATCGGCGGTGAGGTCCAGCAACCACGACGTCACCACGCTGCCACGACGCCACACTTCGGCAATCTCGGCCACGTCCAGGTCAAAACGCTGTTCGACCGGCAAGGCATCGCTGCCCTTGCTCTTGAGGATGTCGAAGCCCTCGGCGTAGGCCTGCATCAGGCCGTACTCGATACCGTTATGGATCATCTTCACATAGTGCCCGGCACCTGCCGGGCCGGCGTGGATGTAGCCCTGTTCGGCGCGCCCGGCCGGCCCCTGGCGGCCTCGTGTGCGGGGGATGTTGCCGACACCGGGGGCCAGTGTGGCAAACAGCGTATCGAGGCGATCGAAGACCGCCTTCTCGCCGCCGATCATCATGCAGTAGCCACGCTCCAGGCCCCAGACACCGCCCGAGGTGCCCACGTCCATGTAATGCAGTTGCCGCTTGCCCAGGTCGCAGGCGCGACGGATGTCGTCCTTATAGAAGGTGTTGCCGCCGTCGATGATCACATCGTCGGCATCCAGCAGATCGGCCAGTTGCGCAATGGTCTGCTCGGTGGCGTCGCCGGCCGGCAGCATCACCCATACCGCTCGTGGCTTGTGCAGCTTGCCCACCAGGGCGCCCAGGTCGTGCGCGCCGACAGCACCCTCGGCGGCCAGGGTTTCGACGGCCTTGCGGTCGCGGTCATGGACCACCGTCTGGTGGCCGCCGCGCATCAAACGCCTTGCAATATTGCCGCCCATGCGGCCCAGCCCCACGATTCCCAGTTGCATGTGCCGATGCTCCCCTTGAATGAAAACTGCCGGTTCAGGCCTTCAAGGTTAGTCCAGCACGGGCAGACTTGGTTCAGCGACGAACGGCAAGACAGCAAGAAACAAATAAGTTCCCATGCACTTAAAAAGAATTCAGAATCCCGGCCGACCGAGCCACTACGCTTGTAACAAACAACCAGCCATTTGCGAGGTGTGCAATGGGAACCCTTCTGGCGAAAATGCCGCCCCAAACGCTCTACGTCACCATTACCCGGGAAGAGCTGCGGCGCCTGCGAGAAGAGCGCGATCTGTTGCAACAGCAAGTTGCCACGCTGAGTCAACAGTTAGAACAAGCCAAGTCCGACAGTAAAAACTCTCTCACCTGATCCTCACGGGTAGGTTATCCAACACCTACCCTTCCACTTTTCGCCCCCTGCCCTACAGCGCCTTGGTCCAGAACTGCATGGCGCCATAGGCCGGATCGAAGCGGGCGTGTTCAAAGCCGAATGTGCGGTAGCTGCCCTGTGCGGCGGGATTGCCTTCGAGCACCTCCAGGGTCAGCTTGCAGCAACCGCGCTGGCGGGCGATTTCTTCGACCTTGGCCAGCATGCGCTGGCTCAATCCCTTGCCGCGATGCGCCGGCACCACCGACACATCATGAATGTTCACCAGCGGCCGGCAGGCAAAGGTCGAAAACCCCTCGAAGCAATTCACCAGCCCCGCCGGCTGGCCATCGACGAAGGCCAGTACGCTGAAGGCATGGGGCCGCCGCGCCAGTTCCTCCGGCAGTTGCGCCAGCAACTGCGGATCGAGCGGTTGCCCACCGCCCATAGGGTCCCGGGCATACTGGTCCAGCACCAGGCCGATGGCTTCTGCGTGCATCGGGTTGCTGTAGCTGGCCTGTAGAACCAGAATCCGTTCGCCGTCCATGGTCATCCCTGTCCCTTAAAAAGTGTTGCCCCGGTCAAGCGCCGGGGTAAGTCGGCCGATTGTACGGTATGCCACAAGCTGAAAGTAAAGTGACCAGCGGGTCACATTTCCCCGCGTATCTCTCCTACACTCAGTTGCGGCCACGAGATTGTTCGGAAAACACGACTGAAAAAAGTCGAACTTTCTGAAATCGCAACAGGTCAGCAATTTAGTAGGCCATCGTTTCTGGTCATCCAGGCGCGGCCCACCCACCCCAAACTGTCACCACGCCGCCGGCACGGATCGCCGACTTGCGTAGCGCTTGCGCGCATGACGTCGGGGCATGGTTCGCAATGCAACTCCACACACAGAGAGACGCCTTTAGCAGACACACAACAACGGGTGACCACACCCGCAACATAGGGACGGAGAGAAGTATGATCAGTGCCGCTGTCGAGCCTAACGTAGAGCATTTCACCCCGGACAACCGTGAGCCACTGGCCACGCATTTCAATACGACAGCCAAGGCACCCGACGCCGACCCCCGGCACACTGCGCATAAACGTAAAGTCTTGTTCGTAACCTCCGAGATCGCCGACCTGGTCAAGACTGGCGGCCTGGGCGACGTTTCCGCAGCCCTGCCCCGTGCGATGCGCCACCTGCACGATGTGCGGGTGCTGATTCCCGGTTACCCGCAGGTGCTGGAAAGTGAGTACCCGATTCACCTGGTGGGCGAGCTGGGTGGGCATGCGGCATTGCCACCTTGCAAGATCGGACGCATGGACCTGGCCGACGGGCTGGTGATTTACGTGCTGATCTGCCCGGAGCTGTACCAGCGCGAAGGCACACCCTATGGTGCCAACAACGGCCGTGACTGGCCTGATAACCACATCCGTTTCGCCCGCCTGGGCCTGGCCGCCGCTGAAATCGCCGCAGGCGAAGGCATGGTGCACTGGAAGCCGGACCTGGTGCATGCCCATGACTGGCCCGCCGGCCTTGCCCCCGCTTACATGCACTGGCGCGGCCTGCAAACCCCGACCCTGTTCACCATTCACAACCTGGCCTACCAGGGCGTGGTCAGCCGTGCCTGCTGCCCGGAGCTCGCCATCCCCAACCATGCCCTGCAGCAGGAAGGCATGGAGTTCTACGGCAAGCTGTCGTTCCTCAAGGCGGGCCTGGCCTACTCCAGCCACATCACCACGGTCAGTGCCACCTACGCCCGGGAAATCACCACCCCGGACTTCGGTTGCGGCCTGGACGGCTTCCTGGACAGCAAGGCCCAGCAGGGCCTGCTCAGCGGCATCCCCAACGGCATCGATGAAAGCTGGGATTCGGCCAGCGACCCGCACCTGGCCCACCCGTTCAGCCTCAACGACTGGGATGGCAAGGCCGCCAACAGCCGCCAGGTACGTGAACTGTTCGAGCTCGAACCGTCCACCGGCCCGCTGTTCGCCGTGGTGTCGCGACTGGTCTACCAGAAAGGCCTGGACCTCACCCTGGGCGTGGCCGACTACATCGTCAGCCAGGGCGGCCAGATAGCGATCATTGGCCGCGGCGAGCCGGAAGAAGAACACGCCATGCGCGAACTGGCGCTGCGCTACCCCGGCCAGATCGGCGTACGCATCGGCTTCAACGAAACCGATGCCC
It encodes:
- a CDS encoding glycoside hydrolase family 15 protein, with amino-acid sequence MPGLIEDYALIGNCRSAALVGRDGALDWLCLPRFDSPAVFAALLGDEENGRWRLAPSEAVTQVSREYLQDTLILQTTFVTASGRARVTDCMPLADHNTVVRVVEGLEGQVPFEMDLVMRFDYGNSVPWVEKSEPLVLTAVAGPDRLVLRSEVATHSHDQHVGSHFSVQPGQQLAYSLTYQASHLPLPPSFCIEKALEETAAQWRAFAGRCPDVGPWTALVKRSLITLKAMTYAPTGGIVAAVTTSLPERLGGERNWDYRYCWLRDATMTLLAFMNLGYFEEAQAWREWLLRSVAGNPEQMQIMYGLAGERRLQEYALPWLGGYEGSQPVRIGNAAALQHQLDIYGEMADALCQAVRGGLPRHPRSAAISRVILAYLEKVWREPDEGIWEVRGGCQHFTHSKVMAWVAFDRAASLSDTTEEGQARARHYRQVAAKIHREVCEQGVSPELGCFVQAYGSTEMDASLLQIALTGFLSADDPRFLATLEQIERRLLRNGLLLRYDTDSGCDGLTPGEGTFLVCSFWLADVYVLLGRDQDAHDLYERLSGLCNDVGLLAEQYDPLSGRMLGNFPQAFSHIGIINTALNLHRAQCPARDRAKSG
- the zwf gene encoding glucose-6-phosphate dehydrogenase: MTTPQIEAAPPCTLFLFGANGDLVKRLLMPALYNLSRDGLLDKNLRIVGVDHNSATDAQFAERLEAFMRERDKGREGAEKCLDDKRWSRLAKRIGYLTGDFLDEATYQAIAQRIEKNPSSNAVFYLATSPRFFGEVVQRLGAAGLLDETEGFRRVVVEKPFGSDLASAEALNACLLKVMHEKQIYRIDHYLGKETVQNILVSRFSNGLFEAFWNNHYIDHVQITAAETVGVESRGAFYDHTGALRDMVPNHLFQLLAMVAMEPPAAFGADAVRSEKAKVIGAIRPWSKNMALKNSVRGQYTAGKLGRKKLPGYREEPRVDPHSQTETYVALKVMIDNWRWVGVPFYLRTGKRMSVRDTEIAICFKPAPYAQFRDTEVEKLKPNYLKIQIQPNEGMWFDLQAKRPGPALAMENVELGFAYKDFFKMQPSTGYETLIYDCLTGDQTLFQRADNIENGWRAVQPFLDAWAEGGEVQPYAAGEDGPAAADELLARDRRVWHSIG
- the gnd gene encoding phosphogluconate dehydrogenase (NAD(+)-dependent, decarboxylating), which encodes MQLGIVGLGRMGGNIARRLMRGGHQTVVHDRDRKAVETLAAEGAVGAHDLGALVGKLHKPRAVWVMLPAGDATEQTIAQLADLLDADDVIIDGGNTFYKDDIRRACDLGKRQLHYMDVGTSGGVWGLERGYCMMIGGEKAVFDRLDTLFATLAPGVGNIPRTRGRQGPAGRAEQGYIHAGPAGAGHYVKMIHNGIEYGLMQAYAEGFDILKSKGSDALPVEQRFDLDVAEIAEVWRRGSVVTSWLLDLTADALVADPQLGGYSGSVADSGEGRWTIDAAVEQAVPVPVLSSALFARFRSRQQQGTYADRMLSAMRFGFGGHVEKKPE
- a CDS encoding DUF6026 family protein, which codes for MGTLLAKMPPQTLYVTITREELRRLREERDLLQQQVATLSQQLEQAKSDSKNSLT
- a CDS encoding GNAT family N-acetyltransferase, whose amino-acid sequence is MDGERILVLQASYSNPMHAEAIGLVLDQYARDPMGGGQPLDPQLLAQLPEELARRPHAFSVLAFVDGQPAGLVNCFEGFSTFACRPLVNIHDVSVVPAHRGKGLSQRMLAKVEEIARQRGCCKLTLEVLEGNPAAQGSYRTFGFEHARFDPAYGAMQFWTKAL
- the glgA gene encoding glycogen synthase GlgA, coding for MISAAVEPNVEHFTPDNREPLATHFNTTAKAPDADPRHTAHKRKVLFVTSEIADLVKTGGLGDVSAALPRAMRHLHDVRVLIPGYPQVLESEYPIHLVGELGGHAALPPCKIGRMDLADGLVIYVLICPELYQREGTPYGANNGRDWPDNHIRFARLGLAAAEIAAGEGMVHWKPDLVHAHDWPAGLAPAYMHWRGLQTPTLFTIHNLAYQGVVSRACCPELAIPNHALQQEGMEFYGKLSFLKAGLAYSSHITTVSATYAREITTPDFGCGLDGFLDSKAQQGLLSGIPNGIDESWDSASDPHLAHPFSLNDWDGKAANSRQVRELFELEPSTGPLFAVVSRLVYQKGLDLTLGVADYIVSQGGQIAIIGRGEPEEEHAMRELALRYPGQIGVRIGFNETDARRMFAGSDFLLMPSRYEPCGLSQMYAQRFGSLPVARNTGGLADTIDNGVTGFLFDESTVESYRQALSRAFYVYGKKDLLNAMRCLAMTQPFNWCQAVEPYARLYEELVERAQVMAR